A region of Nostoc sp. HK-01 DNA encodes the following proteins:
- a CDS encoding recombinase D, producing MSEGNCFLPESHLLARSLSLLQRPHHTPDYKSLNTILGQLVEQQNLVYGEVANSIYQKAAYRAELSVALKIQTLINRPTYPTRHLENWLADFQALEYRELSRLTPEQISALLMAVKHPISIITGGPGRGKTYVLRTLVQWLTSRGVNVALAAPTGKAANRMKEATGMEASTIHRLLQWQGLGQNFYYNEDNPLTIDWLIVDEFSMVDIFLFNSLLKALPTKTQILLVGDSDQLPSVGPGMVLRDLLNSEIVPTTIGGKKIP from the coding sequence TTGAGTGAAGGTAACTGTTTTCTACCTGAATCTCATTTGCTGGCGCGTTCTTTATCTTTGCTCCAGCGTCCTCACCACACACCAGACTATAAATCTTTGAATACAATTTTAGGTCAGTTAGTTGAGCAGCAAAATTTAGTTTATGGTGAGGTAGCGAATAGTATTTATCAAAAAGCCGCCTACCGTGCTGAACTGTCTGTAGCGCTAAAAATTCAAACTCTAATTAACCGACCAACTTACCCAACCCGACATCTAGAAAATTGGTTAGCTGACTTCCAAGCCCTTGAATATCGTGAACTCTCACGCTTAACTCCTGAACAAATCAGTGCCTTGTTAATGGCAGTTAAACATCCTATTAGTATCATTACAGGAGGGCCTGGGCGTGGTAAAACCTATGTGCTAAGAACCTTGGTGCAATGGTTAACATCAAGGGGGGTAAATGTAGCTCTTGCCGCCCCGACCGGAAAGGCAGCCAACCGGATGAAAGAGGCTACTGGAATGGAGGCAAGCACCATTCATCGTCTACTCCAATGGCAAGGACTAGGGCAAAACTTTTACTATAACGAGGATAATCCTTTAACTATTGATTGGTTAATCGTTGATGAATTTTCAATGGTGGATATATTTTTGTTCAATTCCCTATTGAAAGCTTTACCAACAAAAACACAAATCCTGTTAGTAGGAGACTCTGACCAATTACCGAGTGTTGGCCCTGGAATGGTGCTGCGGGACTTGCTGAATTCGGAAATAGTACCAACAACAATTGGTGGTAAGAAAATTCCCTAG
- a CDS encoding TPR repeat protein, which yields MIKYSHIVKYSLLIILGFSLVANQPFVNSAYAITKQTKAKLLTEKGNEQLRLARPAEALDTFKETTKIYQQLKYDEGITGSLINQNLALQGLGLNSRACKILLPALKIDTDDICNTSLEQSDELIEKLLVKANNQQPLPATRLLALHNLGNVLRQLGKLNESEIIIEKVLLLSKQMPSANVSPVLLSLGETKRYTYKRLKDRNLQIEESIFQQQTGDKVQEKALEAIELYQKVIQDSHASLETRLHSQAYQLSLLLDLKSWLNNKSNSFIPSINIQANLDQKIQQSLDLILKNSNSYTQLSPSQFVYTKLNFANSLNQISNEKLNLLAQEYAVSALKVAQDIDNLRLESESLGILGKLQNESDKAQYYFEKALSKAQSIRAWDLAYQWQQKLGALYKKQNKHDKALQMYEAAIKNLQQVRDNLLSTNADLQYSFYETVDPMYRDYLRLLLSNPRNLNKVIKTVEQLQIAELENYLQCGRLELVDLNKIKGLDTNYTVIYIIDLGNTIEVITQYSNQSLYHHSINSKLVRDAVENLLNALQDQNFIDTEDSAILDYSQVIYNQIFAPVKQYLPSSGILVFNLDKSFQSIPMGLLHDGKDYLIKHYSITTALGSRIRDPKLLAQEQQKALIAGLTKASPSFNYPNAPQNLKDLPEINQELIDIKKHLKSSVTLLNENFTSKRFQQELNTSNFPIVHITTHGQFSSDPERTVLLAWDKPINIREFNGWLKAQQNLDPIELLVLSACQTAKGNKRSALGITGVAIQAGARSTVASLWLVDAKSTAMLVGEFYKGLDNGLTKAESLRQAQLTVLSHPQYSHPYYWSGLILVGSWL from the coding sequence ATGATTAAGTATAGTCACATAGTCAAGTATTCATTGCTAATTATTCTTGGATTTTCCCTTGTTGCAAATCAGCCATTTGTAAATTCGGCTTATGCTATTACTAAACAAACAAAGGCAAAATTATTAACTGAAAAAGGTAATGAACAATTAAGATTAGCTAGACCAGCAGAAGCACTTGATACGTTTAAAGAAACTACCAAAATTTATCAACAATTAAAGTATGATGAAGGTATTACAGGAAGCTTGATTAATCAAAACTTAGCGTTACAAGGTTTAGGCTTAAATTCTCGTGCTTGTAAAATTCTTTTACCAGCTTTAAAAATAGATACAGATGATATTTGTAATACTTCATTAGAGCAATCAGATGAATTAATAGAAAAACTATTGGTGAAAGCTAATAATCAACAGCCTCTTCCAGCAACTAGATTATTAGCGTTACATAATTTAGGAAATGTTTTACGTCAGCTAGGCAAGCTCAACGAATCTGAAATTATCATAGAAAAAGTCTTATTACTTTCCAAACAAATGCCTTCTGCCAATGTTAGCCCTGTTCTGCTTTCATTAGGCGAAACCAAAAGATACACTTACAAACGACTTAAAGATAGAAATTTACAAATAGAAGAATCTATTTTTCAGCAGCAAACAGGTGATAAAGTTCAAGAAAAAGCATTAGAAGCAATTGAACTTTATCAAAAAGTTATTCAAGACTCCCATGCTTCCCTTGAGACAAGGTTACACTCTCAAGCATACCAATTGAGTCTACTACTGGATTTAAAATCATGGTTAAACAACAAGTCTAATTCATTTATCCCTTCCATTAATATTCAAGCTAACCTTGACCAAAAAATTCAGCAATCTCTAGACTTAATCTTAAAAAACTCTAACTCTTATACACAACTATCTCCAAGCCAATTTGTTTATACTAAACTTAACTTTGCTAATAGTCTGAATCAAATTTCAAATGAAAAATTGAACCTCTTAGCTCAAGAGTATGCTGTATCAGCTTTAAAAGTTGCTCAGGACATAGATAATCTCAGATTAGAATCAGAGAGCCTCGGTATACTAGGCAAATTACAGAATGAATCAGATAAAGCTCAGTATTACTTCGAGAAAGCCTTAAGTAAAGCTCAATCGATTCGTGCGTGGGATCTAGCTTATCAATGGCAGCAAAAATTAGGTGCTTTGTACAAAAAGCAGAATAAACATGATAAAGCTCTCCAAATGTATGAAGCAGCAATCAAAAACCTCCAGCAAGTTCGTGACAATCTTTTGTCAACCAATGCAGATTTACAGTACTCTTTCTATGAAACTGTAGACCCTATGTACCGGGATTATTTAAGATTACTTCTGTCTAATCCTCGGAATTTAAACAAAGTTATTAAAACAGTGGAACAACTGCAAATAGCCGAACTAGAAAACTACCTTCAATGCGGAAGATTAGAACTTGTTGATTTAAATAAAATTAAAGGTTTAGATACAAACTATACAGTTATATATATTATCGATTTAGGAAATACTATAGAAGTAATAACTCAATATTCTAACCAGTCTTTATATCATCACTCTATTAATTCAAAACTCGTAAGAGATGCTGTAGAAAATTTATTAAATGCTTTACAAGACCAAAATTTTATTGATACAGAAGATTCAGCAATCCTTGATTATTCTCAAGTAATATATAATCAAATATTTGCGCCTGTTAAACAATACCTTCCTTCTTCAGGAATACTAGTTTTCAATCTTGATAAGTCATTTCAAAGTATCCCTATGGGTTTACTACATGATGGCAAAGATTATCTAATCAAGCATTACAGCATTACTACGGCATTAGGTTCTCGGATTCGAGATCCAAAACTTTTAGCCCAAGAACAACAGAAAGCCTTGATTGCTGGGCTAACCAAAGCCAGTCCTAGTTTTAATTATCCCAACGCTCCTCAAAATTTAAAAGATTTACCAGAAATAAACCAGGAACTAATAGATATCAAAAAACACCTTAAGTCTTCTGTCACCTTGTTGAACGAAAATTTTACTAGCAAGCGTTTTCAACAAGAGTTAAATACTAGTAACTTCCCCATTGTTCATATTACAACTCATGGGCAATTCAGTTCTGACCCGGAACGTACAGTTCTATTGGCTTGGGATAAACCAATCAATATTAGAGAATTTAATGGTTGGTTAAAAGCTCAACAAAATCTCGACCCCATTGAATTGTTGGTTTTGAGCGCCTGTCAAACGGCTAAAGGAAACAAACGTTCGGCATTGGGTATTACAGGAGTGGCCATACAAGCTGGCGCACGAAGTACAGTTGCATCTCTTTGGCTGGTAGATGCAAAATCTACTGCTATGCTTGTCGGAGAATTTTACAAGGGTTTAGATAACGGTCTAACTAAAGCTGAATCTCTGCGACAGGCACAACTTACCGTGCTTTCTCATCCTCAATACAGTCATCCTTATTATTGGTCGGGCTTGATTCTCGTTGGTAGTTGGTTGTGA
- a CDS encoding integrase family protein: MLTPGAENTVQRMADVTNTAQIVELWKSSKLSPQTRRSYDTDIRQFIGFVLGVSPKLVQLNDLDLRTVTMNDVMAFADYLETKSYETSTRARRIAAVKSLLRFANEVEWTKFNVAASVPLPEPKDKLAERILSELEVMTMIALTPKGRDRLVIQMLYYTGARVSEIASLTWRSVQPGHDGNGQVTLYGKRQKTRTVIIPKSVYQDLFVQRTNTLPDAPVFVSRKGGAIGERRIRKIVADAAAVAQICANVSPHWLRHSHATHSLDRGAPIQLLQQTLGHSSLKQTGHYTHVRPNDSTGLYLPK, encoded by the coding sequence ATGCTGACACCAGGGGCAGAAAATACTGTGCAGCGAATGGCAGATGTGACCAACACTGCCCAAATTGTAGAGCTGTGGAAAAGTAGTAAGCTCTCACCCCAAACTCGTCGGTCTTATGATACAGATATCCGCCAATTTATTGGCTTTGTGTTAGGTGTAAGTCCCAAACTAGTACAACTGAATGATTTAGATTTGCGGACAGTAACAATGAATGACGTGATGGCGTTTGCTGATTATCTAGAAACCAAGTCTTATGAAACTTCTACTCGTGCCAGAAGAATAGCTGCTGTCAAAAGTTTACTGCGGTTTGCTAATGAAGTGGAATGGACGAAATTTAATGTAGCGGCCTCTGTGCCACTGCCAGAACCCAAAGATAAACTAGCCGAACGCATTCTCAGTGAACTAGAAGTGATGACGATGATAGCCCTGACTCCAAAAGGACGTGACCGATTAGTCATTCAAATGCTTTATTACACTGGTGCAAGAGTCAGCGAGATTGCCTCTTTAACTTGGCGTTCAGTGCAACCGGGGCATGATGGCAACGGACAAGTGACGCTTTACGGCAAGAGACAGAAAACTAGAACTGTGATTATTCCTAAAAGTGTTTACCAGGATTTATTTGTACAAAGAACTAACACCCTTCCTGATGCACCAGTCTTTGTCAGCCGTAAAGGTGGGGCAATAGGTGAGCGACGTATTCGCAAAATTGTGGCAGATGCAGCGGCGGTAGCCCAGATTTGCGCTAATGTGTCACCACACTGGCTGAGGCACTCTCATGCCACGCACAGTTTAGATCGTGGCGCACCTATACAACTGTTACAGCAAACTTTAGGCCATTCATCGCTGAAACAAACTGGACACTACACTCATGTTCGCCCCAATGATAGTACTGGGCTTTATTTACCAAAGTAA
- a CDS encoding serine/threonine protein kinase, whose amino-acid sequence MSYCINPLCAHRQNSDDFETCISCGTSLLINNRVRLINPIRPLTDNPYNYFDVFEVEDAGTKWHPVCEKRVMKILKWNTPKLIELIERESLTLQLIRHPKIPRSSLDDYFTFVPNNSFLTLHCLLIDKFDGDNLEKWVEANGKISQSLALDWLKQLIEVLSIVHGSNFFHRDIKPSNIILQPSGELALVDFGTARRVTETYLAKVSGSGGTGTGRGGIYEITTIVTPRYTPLEQINGQAVPQSDFYALGRTFVHLVTGTSLMRLPIDEKTGGIIWRNKASQIDKPFADFIDELMAPLPGQRPQTTRVILQRLERIPLQSKINRIVKSPLFQVSAVTVLALSSFGLYWSLRPAIADYLMYLGKKAQQENRFDNALEKFQQAVNFEPAASDSVSKFYVEQAWTRNITPEDARKYYELAIKFNPKNDTAYNNLALLCQQLQDFQCVNDNYAKVFKLKPDKWESRYGLGSFYDDLGKYDLAEEQYKLAIKSSELALDAVSNLARIKNLQGEYNVAIDTAWQGLKKAKDPGLKAALYKSIGWAKLEQGKYSEAKKYLEQAQKLDIQRTDTYCLLAKTEEALGNVDNAWNWWQACLLSKSDLPEVLIWRDEVLERLRLPRSSKNRS is encoded by the coding sequence GTGAGTTACTGTATAAATCCCTTGTGCGCTCATCGTCAAAATTCCGATGACTTTGAAACTTGCATTTCTTGTGGTACTTCATTACTTATTAACAACCGTGTCCGCCTAATTAATCCAATACGACCGCTTACTGATAACCCTTACAACTACTTTGATGTTTTTGAAGTGGAGGATGCTGGTACTAAATGGCATCCTGTTTGCGAAAAACGAGTTATGAAAATCCTGAAATGGAATACACCTAAACTTATAGAGCTAATTGAGCGTGAATCTCTGACTTTACAACTAATTCGACATCCAAAAATTCCTCGTAGTAGTTTGGACGACTATTTTACTTTTGTTCCCAACAATAGTTTTTTAACATTGCATTGTCTATTAATAGATAAATTTGACGGGGATAATTTGGAGAAATGGGTAGAAGCTAATGGAAAAATTTCTCAATCCCTAGCACTAGACTGGCTTAAGCAACTAATTGAAGTTCTTAGTATAGTACATGGCTCTAACTTTTTTCATAGGGATATTAAGCCTTCTAATATAATTTTACAACCAAGTGGTGAGTTGGCATTAGTTGATTTTGGAACTGCACGACGTGTAACTGAGACCTACTTGGCGAAAGTCAGTGGCAGTGGAGGAACTGGTACAGGAAGGGGGGGGATATATGAAATTACAACTATTGTCACGCCTCGGTATACTCCACTAGAGCAAATTAATGGACAAGCTGTACCTCAATCAGATTTTTATGCTTTAGGACGAACTTTTGTACATTTAGTTACGGGTACTTCATTGATGCGCTTGCCAATAGATGAAAAAACAGGCGGTATAATATGGCGAAATAAAGCATCTCAAATTGATAAACCTTTTGCTGATTTTATTGATGAATTGATGGCTCCTTTACCAGGGCAACGCCCACAGACTACACGAGTAATACTGCAAAGATTAGAACGTATACCACTGCAATCAAAGATTAACCGGATAGTTAAATCGCCATTATTTCAAGTTAGTGCAGTTACTGTATTGGCCTTAAGTTCATTTGGTTTGTATTGGTCATTGCGTCCGGCGATAGCGGATTATTTGATGTACCTGGGAAAAAAAGCGCAACAAGAAAATCGTTTTGATAATGCTTTAGAAAAATTTCAACAAGCAGTTAACTTTGAACCTGCTGCTTCTGATTCAGTGTCGAAATTTTATGTTGAGCAAGCATGGACGCGTAATATTACTCCTGAAGATGCTAGAAAATATTATGAACTAGCTATTAAGTTTAATCCCAAAAATGATACGGCTTATAATAATTTAGCTCTGCTATGTCAGCAATTACAAGATTTTCAATGTGTTAATGATAATTATGCAAAAGTGTTTAAACTCAAACCTGATAAATGGGAATCACGTTACGGTTTAGGAAGCTTTTATGATGATTTAGGCAAATATGATTTAGCTGAAGAACAATATAAGTTAGCGATAAAAAGTAGTGAATTAGCTTTGGATGCTGTAAGTAATCTAGCGAGAATAAAAAACTTGCAGGGGGAATATAATGTAGCTATCGATACAGCTTGGCAAGGATTAAAAAAAGCTAAAGACCCTGGTTTAAAAGCAGCTTTATATAAGAGTATAGGCTGGGCAAAGTTAGAACAAGGTAAATATAGCGAAGCGAAAAAATATTTAGAACAAGCACAAAAACTTGATATTCAAAGAACTGATACTTATTGCTTATTGGCGAAAACGGAAGAAGCATTAGGTAATGTTGATAATGCTTGGAATTGGTGGCAAGCCTGTTTGTTATCAAAATCAGATTTACCAGAAGTGTTGATTTGGAGAGATGAGGTATTAGAAAGACTTAGATTGCCGAGGAGTTCAAAAAATAGAAGTTAA
- a CDS encoding filamentous hemagglutinin-like protein encodes MNYKLFLYFCYPIFFNFFVPFYPSQAQIVPDRSLPQNSKLKVQGNTTIIEGGTQLKNNLFHSFQKFSIPTGSTAFFNNSLEVQNIFSRVTGTSISDIDGLIRNNGQANLFIINPNGIIFRHNASLDIGGSFLGSTANSIKFSDGVEFSANNNYSSLLLTISRPIGLIFTDNFGGIKVQNQGHNINRIANRNFDFVTPIDSGRFSGLQVNSGNSLALIGGNILFEGGILSSKNGAIEIASVRNGYIGFKQNENNFTFNYSFTNNFNEIQLTNNSLLFVNSTKGSGNTINIQGETVKVLGGSLIFAQNHGFKSGSVNINTQILDIEGASNLALSAIYTSNFGFTPGENIKIAAKQINIQGGQIATTTFTNASSGLIQINSDLSQILGDIPSYANPDGFGGINTFSYGSGKGGDIIANINNISIGLDGIINTSSLRSGRAGDVLINANNLVLKDGGASLGSSTFRNGEGGNVFIKSQYVDISGQSPSLRSSSINSLTFGSGNAGNVELETSKLIIRDGGGITSSTLSAGNAGNIKINSTNLINVLGVSSNLKTPSFIESSTFPLIDENLKALFYRQPPSLIGQAGNVFIDTPTLNIINGGLVSVRNEGLNNAGSIEVTANKINIINKGEINATTAIGQGGNIFLNSKMLFLNNGIISATAGQQGTSGNGGNIRINADVIAGFNNSHITADAFEGRGGNIRINTQGLFFSPDSIVTATSERGINGTVEINASHTQPDPTKAPPKLSSPNPEITNVCQGRIDPNATPNQFVITGTSGIPQGFENIPNSNLTWQDNSITDGFTSEQESLKLPPSLENAKITSAQGWQFNADGTVTLTEIPNTTNAQASSSNNSCSTEPSATDFKNNHGTQG; translated from the coding sequence TTAATTTTTTTGTTCCATTTTACCCATCTCAAGCGCAGATAGTTCCAGACAGGAGCTTACCACAAAATAGTAAGCTTAAAGTTCAAGGAAATACAACCATTATTGAAGGTGGTACTCAGTTAAAGAATAATTTATTTCATAGTTTTCAGAAGTTTTCAATCCCTACAGGAAGTACAGCTTTCTTTAATAATTCTCTAGAAGTACAAAATATCTTTAGTAGAGTCACAGGTACTTCCATCTCTGATATTGATGGTTTAATTCGCAATAATGGTCAAGCGAATTTGTTTATTATAAATCCTAATGGAATTATTTTTAGACATAATGCTTCTTTAGATATTGGTGGTTCTTTTTTAGGAAGTACAGCGAATAGTATTAAATTCTCTGATGGTGTAGAATTTAGTGCAAATAATAATTATTCTAGCCTTTTACTCACGATTAGTAGACCAATAGGTTTAATTTTTACAGATAATTTTGGCGGAATTAAAGTCCAGAATCAAGGGCATAATATAAACAGAATTGCCAATAGAAATTTTGATTTTGTCACGCCTATAGATTCTGGTCGATTTTCTGGATTACAAGTAAATTCAGGAAATAGTTTAGCTTTAATAGGCGGTAATATTTTATTTGAAGGTGGTATATTAAGCAGCAAGAATGGAGCAATTGAAATCGCTAGTGTCCGAAATGGATATATTGGTTTCAAACAGAATGAGAATAATTTTACTTTTAATTATAGTTTCACTAATAATTTTAATGAAATACAATTAACAAACAATTCTTTATTGTTTGTTAACAGTACTAAGGGAAGTGGAAATACTATTAATATTCAAGGTGAAACAGTTAAGGTTTTAGGTGGTTCATTAATATTTGCACAAAATCATGGGTTTAAAAGTGGTTCTGTGAATATCAATACCCAAATTTTAGATATTGAAGGAGCATCTAATTTGGCTTTGAGTGCAATATATACAAGTAACTTTGGGTTTACTCCTGGAGAAAATATCAAAATTGCAGCCAAACAGATAAACATTCAAGGTGGACAAATAGCAACCACTACTTTTACTAATGCTTCAAGTGGATTAATTCAGATTAATTCAGATTTATCACAAATTTTAGGCGATATTCCTTCTTATGCTAATCCTGATGGTTTCGGTGGAATTAATACTTTTAGCTATGGTTCTGGGAAGGGTGGAGATATCATTGCTAACATTAACAATATCTCAATAGGATTAGATGGAATTATAAACACTAGTTCTCTTCGTTCAGGTAGAGCGGGAGATGTATTAATAAATGCAAACAACCTTGTTCTTAAAGATGGTGGTGCTTCATTAGGTTCTAGTACATTTCGCAATGGGGAAGGAGGTAATGTTTTTATTAAAAGTCAGTATGTAGATATATCAGGACAATCACCTTCATTACGCTCTAGTAGCATTAACTCATTAACTTTTGGTAGCGGCAATGCTGGGAATGTAGAACTTGAGACTTCAAAATTAATTATTAGAGATGGAGGAGGCATCACTAGTAGTACTTTATCTGCTGGTAATGCAGGAAATATCAAAATTAACTCAACTAATTTAATAAATGTTTTAGGTGTAAGCTCAAATTTAAAAACACCAAGTTTTATTGAATCATCGACTTTTCCGTTAATTGATGAAAATTTAAAAGCTTTATTTTATAGGCAGCCTCCTTCTCTTATTGGGCAGGCCGGTAATGTATTTATTGACACTCCTACACTAAATATTATTAATGGTGGACTAGTCAGCGTTAGAAATGAAGGGCTTAATAATGCCGGTTCAATTGAAGTAACTGCTAATAAAATAAATATTATTAATAAAGGTGAAATTAACGCTACAACAGCTATTGGTCAAGGAGGTAATATTTTTCTTAATTCTAAAATGTTATTCTTGAACAACGGCATTATATCTGCTACCGCAGGACAACAAGGCACTTCTGGCAACGGTGGCAATATCAGAATTAACGCAGATGTCATTGCCGGTTTCAACAACAGCCACATCACGGCAGATGCTTTTGAAGGCAGAGGCGGCAATATCAGAATTAATACTCAAGGACTTTTCTTCTCTCCTGACAGCATAGTTACGGCTACTTCAGAACGAGGCATCAACGGCACTGTCGAAATCAACGCCTCTCACACTCAACCAGACCCCACTAAAGCACCACCAAAATTATCCTCACCAAATCCAGAGATCACTAATGTCTGCCAAGGACGCATAGATCCAAACGCTACTCCTAATCAATTTGTGATTACTGGTACTAGCGGAATACCACAAGGATTTGAGAATATTCCAAACAGCAATCTCACTTGGCAGGACAATTCAATAACAGATGGGTTTACTAGTGAACAAGAAAGCTTAAAACTGCCACCATCTCTAGAAAATGCAAAGATTACATCGGCACAAGGTTGGCAGTTCAATGCTGATGGAACAGTCACGCTAACAGAAATACCAAATACAACTAATGCTCAAGCTTCTTCATCCAACAATTCTTGCTCTACTGAACCTTCGGCAACAGATTTTAAGAATAATCATGGTACACAAGGTTAG